A region from the Corylus avellana chromosome ca7, CavTom2PMs-1.0 genome encodes:
- the LOC132188762 gene encoding cyclic nucleotide-gated ion channel 1-like isoform X2 — translation MNSKRLKFVRNRKKPILSRFEELEQQYSVHELPRKTILDPQGQFLQTWNNFVMLSCVASVALDPIFFYIPRMNDVDKCLDLDKKVAMYACVFRSLIDAFYAIHIIFQFRTGFIVPSSRGAELNDDPKAIAKRYLLSYFIIDLLSILPLPQVLVFIMPSMKTQAEKEIMLMSIIFSQSVPRLLRIYPLYIEVTRASGILEIVWFRAAYNLFLYMLASHVIGAFWYLFAIEREENCWQKKCREQKDCLLQNYYCGHNRNKTLDQHLYDACPFIDPDEITNSTVFNFGIFTDVLSSGVVESRYFWEKFFYCFWWGLRNLGSLGQNLNTSTFVWEILFAVAISIFGLVLFALLIGNFQRYLQSTTGRVEEMLVKRDRIRQLEQWMSRRSLPRKLRDRIRRCEEFTWKETGGVVEENLIRNLPKDLKRDIKRHLCLALLRRVPLFDKMDGQLLDALCDRLKPALYTEKSFIIREGDPVEEMLFIMRGNLATMTTYGGRTGFLNTADLKAGDFCGDELLTWALDPHSSTNLPISTRTVNALVEVEAFALMAEDLKFVATQFQGLHSPEVQHTFRFYSQQWRTWAACFIQTAWRRYREKKLGATIYASRFAANAL, via the exons aaacagaaaaaaaccaattttatcCAGGTTTGAAGAATTAGAGCAGCAATATTCAGTTCATGAACTACCTAGGAAGACAATTTTGGATCCACAGGGTCAATTTCTTCAAACGTGGAACAATTTTGTTATGCTCTCTTGTGTGGCGTCAGTGGCCCTAGACCCCATTTTCTTTTACATTCCAAGGATGAATGACGTGGACAAGTGCTTGGATTTGGACAAGAAAGTGGCGATGTATGCTTGTGTTTTTCGTTCATTGATAGATGCATTTTATGCAATTCATATAATCTTTCAATTCCGAACTGGGTTTATTGTCCCTTCTTCTCGAGGGGCTGAGTTGAATGATGATCCTAAGGCTATTGCTAAAAGATACTTGCTCTCCTACTTCATCATTGACCTCCTATCAATTCTTCCACTGCCACAG GTGCTAGTATTTATCATGCCCTCAATGAAAACCCAAGCAGAGAAGGAAATAATGTTGATGTCCATAATCTTCTCCCAGTCTGTGCCAAGACTTTTGCGGATCTATCCACTATATATAGAAGTAACAAGGGCCTCTGGCATACTTGAGATAGTATGGTTTCGAGCTGCTTATAATCTTTTTCTCTACATGCTAGCTAGTCAC GTGATTGGAGCATTTTGGTACTTGTTTGCGATAGAACGAGAGGAGAATTGCTGGCAGAAAAAGTGTAGGGAACAGAAGGATTGTCTGCTTCAGAATTACTATTGTGGACATAACCGTAACAAGACCTTGGATCAACATCTTTATGATGCTTGCCCTTTTATCGATCCTGATGAAATTACAAATTCAACTGTCTTCAACTTTGGAATATTTACTGATGTTCTGAGCTCTGGAGTGGTTGAGTCAAGATATTTTTGGGAGAAATTCTTTTACTGCTTTTGGTGGGGTCTACGTAATCTTGG TTCTCTTGGCCAAAACCTCAATACAAGCACTTTTGTTTGGGAGATATTATTTGCTGTTGCCATATCCATCTTTGGGTTGGTTTTATTTGCATTGCTTATCGGCAATTTTCAG AGATATCTGCAATCCACAACAGGAAGAGTAGAAGAAATGTTGGTGAAAAGGGATCGGATTAGACAATTAGAACAGTGGATGTCCCGCCGCTCGCTCCCTAGGAAATTAAGGGATCGGATTAGACGATGTGAAGAGTTCACATGGAAAGAAACCGGAGGTGTCGTGGAAGAGAATCTTATTCGTAACCTTCCTAAGGATCTCAAGAGGGATATAAAGCGCCATCTCTGCTTGGCTCTGCTTAGAAGA GTGCCCCTGTTTGACAAAATGGATGGACAACTACTTGATGCACTATGTGATCGTCTCAAGCCAGCACTTTACACAGAGAAGAGCTTCATTATTCGTGAGGGGGACCCAGTGGAAGAAATGCTCTTTATCATGCGAGGAAACCTAGCCACTATGACTACCTATGGCGGACGAACTGGTTTCTTAAACACTGCTGACTTGAAGGCTGGTGACTTCTGTGGAGACGAGCTTCTTACTTGGGCTTTGGATCCCCACTCCTCTACCAATCTTCCCATCTCAACTCGAACAGTTAATGCTCTTGTAGAGGTTGAAGCCTTCGCTTTAATGGCTGAGGACTTGAAGTTTGTGGCCACTCAGTTTCAGGGTCTTCATAGCCCGGAGGTCCAGCACACTTTCAG GTTCTACTCTCAACAATGGAGGACGTGGGCAGCTTGTTTTATCCAAACAGCTTGGCGCCGGTACAGGGAGAAAAAGCTCGGTGCAACTATTTATGCATCAAGGTTTGCTGCCAATGCACTTTGA
- the LOC132188763 gene encoding cyclic nucleotide-gated ion channel 1-like isoform X2 translates to MDTKRPKFVRFEEWRSPESSTSSKQQYSIDGRYPRNTRLTIGRILESFWRWFERSFERIKSLKQKSSTTHSVGERPRKESGPRKTILDPQDQFLQTWNKLFVLSCVASVALDPFFFYIPRMRVNKEDNCLDLDVTLAIYVLVVMFFPSWKATLPSVLKEMLKGIVLSQYVPRLLRIYPLYVEVTRTSGILTEIAWVGAAYNLILYMLASHVVGAFWYLFAIEREENCWHKMCKLKEKQGCRSENFYCRTRRNNTFDQYLYGACPFIDPDNITDPTVFNFGIFTDLLSSGMAETRNFSEKFFYCFWWGLRNLSSLGQNLKTSTFVWEIVFAIIISIAGLVLFAFLIGNMQKYLQSTTVREEEMRVQRTDAEQWMSHRMLPKNLRDRIRRYEQYKWQETRGVVEENLLRNLPKDLRRDIKRHLCLGLLKRVPLFDKMDGQLLDALCDRLKPVLYTEKSFIVREGDPVEEMLFIMRGNLATMTTNGGRTGFLNTADLKAGDFCGEELLTWALDPRSSTNLPISTRTVNALVEVEAFALMAEDLKLVASQFRRLSSKQVQHTFRFYSQQWKTWAACFIQAAWRRYCRRKLDKSLREAEDRLQDALANEGGTLQTAPSIGATIYASRFATNALRALRQNGAPSPRVPQRLLPLLPQKPAEPNFTAEDR, encoded by the exons ATGGACACCAAAAGACCCAAGTTTGTAAG GTTTGAAGAGTGGAGGAGTCCAGAGAGCTCTACGAGTTCCAAGCAGCAATATTCCATTGATGGACGATATCCAAGAAACACAAGATTAACAATTGGCAGAATTTTGGAGAGTTTTTGGAGATGGTTTGAGAGGTCTTTCGAGAGAATTAAGagtttgaaacaaaaatcatcAACCACCCATTCTGTAGGTGAACGGCCAAGAAAAGAGTCAGGTCCTAGGAAGACAATCTTGGATCCACAGGATCAGTTTCTTCAAACGTGGAACAAACTTTTTGTGCTCTCTTGTGTGGCATCAGTGGCCCTAgacccctttttcttttacattccAAGGATGAGGGTGAATAAAGAGGACAACTGCTTGGATTTGGACGTGACATTGGCAATCTAT GTGCTTGTAGTTATGTTCTTTCCCTCATGGAAAGCCACACTTCCATCAGTCTTGAAGGAAATGTTGAAGGGCATAGTCTTGTCCCAGTATGTGCCAAGGCTTCTGAGGATCTATCCACTATATGTAGAAGTAACAAGGACCTCTGGCATACTAACAGAGATAGCATGGGTTGGAGCTGCTTATAATCTTATTCTCTACATGCTAGCCAGTCAT GTTGTTGGAGCATTTTGGTACTTGTTTGCAATAGAAAGAGAGGAGAATTGCTGGCACAAAATGTGTAAGCTGAAAGAGAAGCAGGGTTGTCGGTCTGAGAATTTCTACTGCAGAACTCGCCGTAACAATACGTTTGATCAATATCTTTATGGTGCTTGCCCTTTTATAGATCCTGATAATATTACAGATCCAACTGTCTTCAACTTTGGAATATTTACTGATCTTCTGAGCTCTGGAATGGCGGAGACAAGAAATTTTTCTGAGAAATTCTTCTACTGCTTTTGGTGGGGTCTGCGTAATCTTAG ttcTCTAGGCCAAAACCTGAAAACAAGCACTTTTGTTTGGGAGATAGTCTTTGCTATTATCATATCCATTGCTGGATTGGTTTTATTTGCATTTCTTATCGGCAATATGCAG AAATATCTGCAATCCACAACagtgagagaagaagaaatgagagTGCAAAGGACTGATGCAGAACAGTGGATGTCCCACCGTATGCTTCCTAAGAACTTAAGGGATCGGATTAGACGATATGAACAGTACAAATGGCAAGAAACCAGGGGTGTCGTGGAAGAGAATCTTCTTCGTAACCTTCCTAAGGATCTCAGGAGGGACATAAAGCGCCATCTCTGCTTGGGTCTTCTTAAGAGG GTGCCTCTATTTGACAAAATGGATGGACAACTACTGGATGCACTATGTGATCGTCTCAAGCCAGTACTTTACACAGAGAAGAGCTTCATTGTTCGTGAGGGGGACCCAGTGGAAGAAATGCTCTTTATCATGCGAGGAAACCTAGCTACTATGACTACCAATGGTGGACGAACTGGTTTCTTAAACACTGCTGATTTGAAGGCTGGTGACTTCTGTGGAGAAGAGCTTCTTACTTGGGCTTTGGATCCCCGCTCCTCTACCAATCTTCCCATCTCAACTCGAACAGTTAATGCTCTTGTAGAGGTTGAAGCCTTCGCTTTAATGGCTGAGGACTTGAAGCTTGTGGCCTCTCAGTTTCGGCGCCTTAGTAGCAAGCAGGTCCAACACACTTTCAG GTTCTACTCTCAACAATGGAAGACGTGGGCAGCTTGTTTTATCCAAGCAGCTTGGCGCCGATACTGTAGGAGAAAGCTTGATAAGTCTCTTCGTGAAGCAGAAGACAGACTGCAAGATGCTCTGGCAAATGAAGGTGGAACCTTGCAAACGGCACCTAGTATTGGTGCAACTATTTATGCTTCAAGGTTTGCTACCAATGCACTTCGAGCCTTGCGGCAAAATGGTGCACCGAGCCCAAGAGTGCCACAAAGATTGCTACCTCTGCTGCCACAGAAGCCTGCTGAGCCCAATTTCACTGCTGAAGATCGTTAA
- the LOC132188763 gene encoding cyclic nucleotide-gated ion channel 1-like isoform X1 — MDTKRPKFVRFEEWRSPESSTSSKQQYSIDGRYPRNTRLTIGRILESFWRWFERSFERIKSLKQKSSTTHSVGERPRKESGPRKTILDPQDQFLQTWNKLFVLSCVASVALDPFFFYIPRMRVNKEDNCLDLDVTLAIYVSVFRSFIDAFYAIHIIFQFRTGFIAPSSRVFGRGELNDDPKAIAKRYLFSYFIIDILSILPLPQVLVVMFFPSWKATLPSVLKEMLKGIVLSQYVPRLLRIYPLYVEVTRTSGILTEIAWVGAAYNLILYMLASHVVGAFWYLFAIEREENCWHKMCKLKEKQGCRSENFYCRTRRNNTFDQYLYGACPFIDPDNITDPTVFNFGIFTDLLSSGMAETRNFSEKFFYCFWWGLRNLSSLGQNLKTSTFVWEIVFAIIISIAGLVLFAFLIGNMQKYLQSTTVREEEMRVQRTDAEQWMSHRMLPKNLRDRIRRYEQYKWQETRGVVEENLLRNLPKDLRRDIKRHLCLGLLKRVPLFDKMDGQLLDALCDRLKPVLYTEKSFIVREGDPVEEMLFIMRGNLATMTTNGGRTGFLNTADLKAGDFCGEELLTWALDPRSSTNLPISTRTVNALVEVEAFALMAEDLKLVASQFRRLSSKQVQHTFRFYSQQWKTWAACFIQAAWRRYCRRKLDKSLREAEDRLQDALANEGGTLQTAPSIGATIYASRFATNALRALRQNGAPSPRVPQRLLPLLPQKPAEPNFTAEDR; from the exons ATGGACACCAAAAGACCCAAGTTTGTAAG GTTTGAAGAGTGGAGGAGTCCAGAGAGCTCTACGAGTTCCAAGCAGCAATATTCCATTGATGGACGATATCCAAGAAACACAAGATTAACAATTGGCAGAATTTTGGAGAGTTTTTGGAGATGGTTTGAGAGGTCTTTCGAGAGAATTAAGagtttgaaacaaaaatcatcAACCACCCATTCTGTAGGTGAACGGCCAAGAAAAGAGTCAGGTCCTAGGAAGACAATCTTGGATCCACAGGATCAGTTTCTTCAAACGTGGAACAAACTTTTTGTGCTCTCTTGTGTGGCATCAGTGGCCCTAgacccctttttcttttacattccAAGGATGAGGGTGAATAAAGAGGACAACTGCTTGGATTTGGACGTGACATTGGCAATCTATGTTAGTGTTTTTCGTTCATTCATAGATGCCTTTTATGCAATTCATATAATCTTTCAATTCCGAACTGGGTTTATTGCCCCTTCTTCTCGAGTGTTTGGAAGGGGTGAGTTGAATGATGATCCTAAGGCTATAGCTAAAAGATACTTGTTCTCCTACTTCATCATTGACATCCTATCAATTCTTCCACTGCCACAG GTGCTTGTAGTTATGTTCTTTCCCTCATGGAAAGCCACACTTCCATCAGTCTTGAAGGAAATGTTGAAGGGCATAGTCTTGTCCCAGTATGTGCCAAGGCTTCTGAGGATCTATCCACTATATGTAGAAGTAACAAGGACCTCTGGCATACTAACAGAGATAGCATGGGTTGGAGCTGCTTATAATCTTATTCTCTACATGCTAGCCAGTCAT GTTGTTGGAGCATTTTGGTACTTGTTTGCAATAGAAAGAGAGGAGAATTGCTGGCACAAAATGTGTAAGCTGAAAGAGAAGCAGGGTTGTCGGTCTGAGAATTTCTACTGCAGAACTCGCCGTAACAATACGTTTGATCAATATCTTTATGGTGCTTGCCCTTTTATAGATCCTGATAATATTACAGATCCAACTGTCTTCAACTTTGGAATATTTACTGATCTTCTGAGCTCTGGAATGGCGGAGACAAGAAATTTTTCTGAGAAATTCTTCTACTGCTTTTGGTGGGGTCTGCGTAATCTTAG ttcTCTAGGCCAAAACCTGAAAACAAGCACTTTTGTTTGGGAGATAGTCTTTGCTATTATCATATCCATTGCTGGATTGGTTTTATTTGCATTTCTTATCGGCAATATGCAG AAATATCTGCAATCCACAACagtgagagaagaagaaatgagagTGCAAAGGACTGATGCAGAACAGTGGATGTCCCACCGTATGCTTCCTAAGAACTTAAGGGATCGGATTAGACGATATGAACAGTACAAATGGCAAGAAACCAGGGGTGTCGTGGAAGAGAATCTTCTTCGTAACCTTCCTAAGGATCTCAGGAGGGACATAAAGCGCCATCTCTGCTTGGGTCTTCTTAAGAGG GTGCCTCTATTTGACAAAATGGATGGACAACTACTGGATGCACTATGTGATCGTCTCAAGCCAGTACTTTACACAGAGAAGAGCTTCATTGTTCGTGAGGGGGACCCAGTGGAAGAAATGCTCTTTATCATGCGAGGAAACCTAGCTACTATGACTACCAATGGTGGACGAACTGGTTTCTTAAACACTGCTGATTTGAAGGCTGGTGACTTCTGTGGAGAAGAGCTTCTTACTTGGGCTTTGGATCCCCGCTCCTCTACCAATCTTCCCATCTCAACTCGAACAGTTAATGCTCTTGTAGAGGTTGAAGCCTTCGCTTTAATGGCTGAGGACTTGAAGCTTGTGGCCTCTCAGTTTCGGCGCCTTAGTAGCAAGCAGGTCCAACACACTTTCAG GTTCTACTCTCAACAATGGAAGACGTGGGCAGCTTGTTTTATCCAAGCAGCTTGGCGCCGATACTGTAGGAGAAAGCTTGATAAGTCTCTTCGTGAAGCAGAAGACAGACTGCAAGATGCTCTGGCAAATGAAGGTGGAACCTTGCAAACGGCACCTAGTATTGGTGCAACTATTTATGCTTCAAGGTTTGCTACCAATGCACTTCGAGCCTTGCGGCAAAATGGTGCACCGAGCCCAAGAGTGCCACAAAGATTGCTACCTCTGCTGCCACAGAAGCCTGCTGAGCCCAATTTCACTGCTGAAGATCGTTAA
- the LOC132188772 gene encoding non-specific lipid-transfer protein A-like, producing MTRVGVLAIVLLFSGLAAVNAWDNNNNAAESTSNATSCAEVTNDLGPCLGFIKGKVNKPPAACCDGARQLKKAAKTKADRQAICECIKKAVSGIGKFDSNRIPQLVKDCNIDIKLPPISRNTDCSKVSW from the exons ATGACTCGCGTAGGTGTCTTGGCCATTGTCTTACTATTTTCAGGGTTAGCAGCCGTGAATGCAtgggataataataataatgcagcCGAGAGTACTAGTAATGCAACTTCGTGCGCCGAAGTTACCAATGACCTTGGCCCCTGCCTGGGTTTCATAAAAGGCAAAGTGAACAAGCCGCCCGCGGCTTGCTGTGACGGCGCTAGGCAGTTGAAGAAAGCCGCAAAAACCAAAGCAGATCGACAAGCAATATGCGAGTGCATTAAGAAAGCTGTGTCGGGTATCGGAAAATTTGATAGTAATCGCATACCTCAACTCGTCAAGGATTGTAACATCGACATCAAACTCCCTCCTATTAGCCGCAATACCGACTGCTCAAA GGTAAGTTGGTGA